CGCCAACGTCCTGACGGTGCTGCGCATCGTCGTGGTGCCGTTCGTCGCGTGGGCGCTGCTGGTGGACGGCGGCGAGGACGTGGTGTGGCGCCTGGTCGCGACGGCGCTGTTCGCCCTCGCCGCGGCGACCGACCGCGTGGACGGGTACCTGGCGCGGCGGCTCGGGCTGGTGACCGACCTCGGCAAGCTGCTGGACCCCATCGCCGACAAGGCGCTGATCGGGACCGCGCTCGTGGCGCTGTCGTGGCTCGGGGAGCTCTCCTGGTGGGTGACGGCCGCGATCCTCGTGCGCGAGCTCGGCATCACGGTGATGCGGTTCTTCCTGCTGCGCTACCTGGTGCTGCCGGCGTCGCGGGGCGGGAAGATCAAGACCGTGCTGCAGTCGCTGGCCGTCGGCCTGTACCTGCTGCCGCTCGGCTCCCTGCCGGTGTGGGTGCACGTGGTGGCCGCCGTGCTCATGGGGGCGGCCGTCGTGGTCACGCTCGTCACCGGCGCCGACTACGTGCGCACCGCCGTGCGGGTCCACCGGGAGCACGCCGCGGGCGGGTCCCCGGACGCCGCCCGCCGCGCCGCCGAGACCGGCACGACGTCGCCCCGCGGGGACGGCGGGGCGGTGACGTCGCCGCGATGAGCGACGGGTCCGGACGCCGCGACGGGCACGCGGCCGGGCTGCTCGCGGCGCTGCGGGACCGCGGCTGGACCGTGGCCGTCGCCGAGTCGCTGACGGGCGGGCTGGTCGCCGCCGCGCTGGTCGACGTCCCGGGGGCGTCGCAGTCGCTGCGCGGGGGAGTCGTCGCGTACGCCACGGACGTGAAGGGCTCGGTGCTGGGCGTCGACCGGGAGCTGCTCGCCGCGCACGGGGCGGTGCACCCCGAGGTCGCCCGGCAGATGGCGGAG
This is a stretch of genomic DNA from Cellulomonas sp. ES6. It encodes these proteins:
- the pgsA gene encoding CDP-diacylglycerol--glycerol-3-phosphate 3-phosphatidyltransferase, yielding MSRPSPWNVANVLTVLRIVVVPFVAWALLVDGGEDVVWRLVATALFALAAATDRVDGYLARRLGLVTDLGKLLDPIADKALIGTALVALSWLGELSWWVTAAILVRELGITVMRFFLLRYLVLPASRGGKIKTVLQSLAVGLYLLPLGSLPVWVHVVAAVLMGAAVVVTLVTGADYVRTAVRVHREHAAGGSPDAARRAAETGTTSPRGDGGAVTSPR